A genomic stretch from Hemicordylus capensis ecotype Gifberg chromosome 1, rHemCap1.1.pri, whole genome shotgun sequence includes:
- the SF3B5 gene encoding splicing factor 3B subunit 5, whose amino-acid sequence MTDRYTIHSQLEHLQSKYIGTGHADTTKWEWLVNQHRDSYCSYMGHFDLLNYFAIAEDESKARVRFNLMEKMLQPCGPPADKPDES is encoded by the coding sequence ATGACGGACCGTTACACGATCCACAGCCAGCTGGAGCACTTGCAGTCCAAGTACATCGGGACGGGCCACGCGGACACCACCAAGTGGGAGTGGCTGGTGAACCAGCACCGGGACTCCTACTGCTCTTACATGGGCCACTTCGACCTGCTCAACTACTTTGCCATCGCCGAGGACGAGAGCAAGGCCCGGGTGCGCTTCAACCTCATGGAGAAGATGCTGCAGCCGTGCGGGCCTCCCGCCGACAAGCCCGACGAATCCTAA